In Porites lutea chromosome 7, jaPorLute2.1, whole genome shotgun sequence, a single window of DNA contains:
- the LOC140944066 gene encoding uncharacterized protein, which produces MSSGVEVDETVIDAFNDIKLKRRHAYVVMMIKDNKKIVVEKLGDKLPPNCSQSRNEDIFNEMKRAFGMEPRYILFDFCFTRSNQTVAQKLAFISWCSDEVAIGKKMIYASSKDALKKRFTGLNTEFQCTDSAEFQHSELVKDLIHKDRV; this is translated from the exons ATG TCATCTGGAGTAGAGGTTGACGAAACTGTCATCGACGCATTCAACGACATCAAGTTAAAAAGAAGGCATGCATacgtggtgatgatgataaaagACAACAAGAAGATTGTTGTGGAAAAACTAGGAGATAAACTGCCTCCGAACTGCAGTCAGTCCAGGAATGAGGACATTTTTAACGAGATGAAAAGGGCATTTGGGATGGAACCGCGCTACATTCTTTTCGACTTCTGCTTCACCCGATCAAATCAGACTGTTGCACAGAAACTAGCGTTTATCAGCTG GTGTAGTGATGAAGTTGCAATAGGGAAGAAGATGATCTACGCCAGCTCGAAAGATGCCTTAAAGAAGCGCTTCACGGGGCTCAATACAGAGTTTCAGTGCACTGACTCTGCAGAATTTCAGCATTCAGAGCTGGTCAAAGACCTGATCCATAAAGACAGAGTTTGA
- the LOC140942912 gene encoding tubulin--tyrosine ligase-like isoform X1, translating to MYILVNRDEDSSVYNYIAQQLLNGSLGHEKWTLAPKNSERFNLLFGERKSTQLDYTRIGHTSGLCQAVNYYRGSERLLCKKVPLVKYVRSLAESEQLAYQWMPVSFIILPEQLKSKSETRKKLHAKYTDERNNLMAFSSTLKEKIWIAKSSSGAKGKNIFISDNIEEILAFVDVQTQGYVVQKYIENPLLLDKNRKFDIRCWVLLDHKYNIYIFSEGVLRTSSEPYDPNDLKNITSHLTNHCIQEEYSTDFGHYEEGNEMFFNEFSRFLEEKHQVSLKEDILPQINTIVRKCLLGLKEELTTEGLGYHSFQLFGFDFMVDSQFHVWLLEVNGAPASAKSLLPDLAEELVRKAIDPLFTNHNNNEPGNNCHPDSKKCCSPSGGLFKKI from the exons ATGTACATTCTTGTCAATCGAGATGAGGATAGTTCAGTTTATAATTACATCGCACAACAGTTGCTGAATGGATCACTTGGTCATGAAAAATGGACACTGGCGCCAAAGAATTCAGAACGTTTCAATTTGCTGTTTGGGGAGAGAAAATCAACACAACTTGACTACACAAGAATTG GTCACACTTCAGGTTTGTGTCAAGCTGTAAATTACTACAGGGGATCTGAAAGACTTCTTTGTAAAAAGGTACCTTTAGTGAA ATATGTACGCTCTTTGGCTGAAAGTGAGCAATTGGCATACCAATGGATGCctgtttcttttattattctGCCAGAACAATTAAAATCCAAATCAGAAACGAGAAAGAAATTGCATGCAAAGTATACTGATGAAAGAAACAATCTTATGGCTTTTTCAAGCACTCTTAAAGAGAAAATATGGATTGCAAAATCATCATCCGGAGCAAAAG GGAAGAACATTTTTATATCAGATAACATCGAAGAAATCCTGGCTTTTGTTGATgtacagacacagggctatgtTGTGCAGAAGTACATAGAAAACCCTCTGCTATTAGACAAGAATAGAAAATTTGACATAAG ATGTTGGGTCTTGCTGGATCATAAATataacatttacattttctcagAGGGAGTACTAAGAACGTCATCAGAGCCATATGACCCCAACGACCTCAAGAATATCACCAGTCATTTAACCAACCACTGCATACAG GAAGAATACTCTACAGATTTTGGACACTATGAGGAAGGAAATGAAATGTTCTTTAATGAATTTTCAAg GTTTCTTGAAGAGAAACATCAAGTCTCATTAAAAGAAGACATTTTACCTCAGATAAATACCATAGTTAGGAAATGCCTACTTGGCCTTAAAGAG GAATTGACCACAGAGGGTTTAGGCTATCACAGTTTTCAATTGTTTGGATTCGACTTTATGGTTGATTCACAGTTTCATGTCTGGTTACTGGAAGTTAATGGAGCACCAGCAAGTGCAAA ATCCCTCCTACCAGACCTCGCGGAAGAACTTGTGAGAAAAGCAATAGATCCACTCTTCACTAACCACAACAACAATGAGCCTGGCAACAACTGTCACCCTGACAGCAAAAAATGTTGCAGTCCATCTGGaggactttttaaaaagatttag